One region of Oncorhynchus nerka isolate Pitt River unplaced genomic scaffold, Oner_Uvic_2.0 unplaced_scaffold_1369, whole genome shotgun sequence genomic DNA includes:
- the LOC115118007 gene encoding zinc finger protein 239-like, giving the protein MSSLSCSPPAKEEEVCWTEKEGLVKEEEEEAAVTIQKQVEDEAITVKEEEEDVSLKEEEDAFRVEEEEDAVFGVKKEEEEEEEEETGYLGPVSPKHLKASNDELSCKMVLRNRSLINTREGCDYCGSSGEPQQHHEADVAEKKSQLHQRIHTGEKPFSCDECGKSFTKPSNLISHQRTHTGEKPYHCSDCGKRFSRAENLKVHQRSHTGEKPYSCSDCGKRFLLSGHLKAHQRIHTGEKPYSCDQCGKSFTQSCNLISHQRIHTGEKYHRCSVCGKRCTTLSDLKIHQRIHTGEKPYSCDQCGKRFTQSKNLISHQRTHTGEKPYHCSDCGKSFHRSDSLRRHQRTHTCENSLSNKFHSCEQCDKRYSDKRSLIKHQKIHEGVVP; this is encoded by the exons atgagTTCACTAAGCTGCTCACCTCCAGCTAAAGAAGAGGaagtctgctggacggagaaagagggTCTcgtcaaagaggaggaggaagaggcggctgttacaatacaaaaacaagtagaggaTGAGGCTATCACCGtgaaggaagaagaggaagacgtttcattgaaagaagaggaagacgcgttcagagtggaagaggaagaggatgccGTTTTTGGAgtgaaaaaggaggaggaggaggaagaagaggaagaaactggatatctgggcccggtttccccaaAGCACCTTAAGGCATCTAATGATGAACTTAGCTGTAAGATGGTTTTGAGAAACCGTTccctgattaacacta GAGAAGGATGTGACTattgtggatcctctggggagcctcaacaacatcatgaAGCTGATGTGGCAGAGAAAAAATCACAattacaccagagaatacacacaggagagaaaccttttagctgtgatgaatgtgggaagagttttactaagCCAAGCAacctgatatcacaccagagaacacacacaggagagaagccttaccactgttcTGACTGTGGAAAGAGGTTCTCAAGAGCAGAGAACCTAAAAGTACACCAGAGAAGCcatacaggagagaaaccttatagctgctctgactgtgggaagaggttTCTTTTGTCAGGACATTTAAAAGCACACCAGAgaatacatacaggagagaaaccttatagctgtgatcaatgtgggaagagttttactcagtcgtgcaacctgatatcacaccagagaatacacactggagagaaataTCACCGCTGCTCTGTCTGTGGGAAGAGATGCACCACTTTATCAGACCTCAAAATACAtcagagaatccacacaggagagaaaccttatagctgtgatcaatgtgggaagaggttTACTCAGTCAAAGAacctgatatcacaccagagaacgcatacaggagagaagccttaccattgCTCTGACTGCGGGAAGAGTTTCCACAGATCAGATTCACTAAGAAGACACCAGCGAACACACACATGTGAGAACTCTCTTAGCAATAAATTTCATAGCTGTGAACAATGTGAcaagagatactctgataaaagatctctgattaaacatcagaaaatacatgaaggagttgttccatga
- the LOC135568858 gene encoding zinc finger protein 239-like, producing MSSLNYSPPDKEEEVCWTEKEDLGLNIVVKEEKEEEDVTIQKQVEGEAVTVKEEEKDVSVKEEEDVTVKEEEEEKEEDAVFGVKEEEGEVTVTSKKEEEEEEEETGYLGPDSQRHLKASNGSNDELSHKMVLRNHSLINTRERHDDRGSSGEPQQPHDAEETEKSLSTSEHLKKQKRKHTGKKPHRCSDCGKRFTSSADLKRHQRIHTGEKPYSCDQCGKRFTDLSSLKRHQRIHTGEKSYSCTDCGKSFNVPSSLKTHQRIHTGEKPYSCTDCGKSFNVPSSLKTHQRIHTGEKPYSCAQCGKSFVSSSQLTVHQRPHTGEKCYSCDQCGKSFVSSSKLTAHQKTHTGEKSYSCDQCGKRYSGKRSLIRHQKIHT from the exons ATGAGTTCACTAAACTACTCTCCTCCTGATAAAGAAGaggaggtctgctggacggagaaagaagaTCTGGGGCTGAACATTGTCGtcaaagaggagaaggaagaggaggatgttacaatacaaaaacaagtggagggtgaggctgttacagtgaaagaagaagagaaagacgtttcagtgaaagaagaggaggatgttacagtaaaagaagaggaggaagagaaagaggaggatgcagtttttggagtgaaagaggaggagggggaggtgactgTCACAtcgaaaaaggaggaggaggaagaagaggaggaaactggATATCTGGGCCCGGATTCCCAAAGGCATCTTAAGGCGTCCAATGGTTCAAATGATGAACTTAGCCATAAAATGGTTTTGAGAAACCATTccctgattaacacta gagagagacatgacgatcgtggatcctctggggagcctcaacaacctcatgatgctgaggagacagagaagagtctctccacatcagaacacctcaagaaacaGAAGCGGAAACACACAGGGAAGAAACCTCaccgctgctctgactgtgggaagagattcacctcTTCAGCAGACCTCAAAAGACAtcagagaatccacacaggagagaaaccttatagctgtgatcaatgtgggaagagatttactGATCTAAGCAGCCTGAAAagacaccagagaattcacacaggagagaaatcttatagctgcactgactgtgggaagagttttaatgTTCCAAGCAGCCTGAAAACGCACCAAAGaattcacactggagagaaaccttatagctgcactgactgtgggaagagttttaatgTTCCAAGCAGCCTGAAAACGCACCAAAGaattcacactggagagaaaccttatagctgtgctcaatgtgggaagagttttgtttcATCTAGCCAGCTGACTGTACACCAGAGaccacacacaggagagaaatgttatagctgtgatcaatgtgggaagagttttgtttcATCTAGCAAGCTGACTGCacaccagaaaacacacacaggagagaaatcgtatagctgtgatcaatgtgggaagagatactCTGGTAAAAGATCTCTGATTAgacatcagaaaatacatacatGA